One segment of Belonocnema kinseyi isolate 2016_QV_RU_SX_M_011 chromosome 7, B_treatae_v1, whole genome shotgun sequence DNA contains the following:
- the LOC117176996 gene encoding cuticle protein 18.7-like: MKSLIVLSALVVLSTAEPVLRYAYFGAPIGLDGRVLDTPEVAYAKAHHLAAHAYESARNTLGYPYAYQPISYAAAPFIAYPTYSLGAPLGPDGRVIDTPEVAQAKAAHLIEHAKEAAKTSGRPYGALALSYAYGYPYTAPIGPDGNVIDTPEVAIAKAAHFAAHAQEAANSK, translated from the exons ATTGTTCTCTCTGCACTTGTTGTCCTTTCGACAGCCGAGCCAGTACTTCGATATGCTTATTTTGGTGCACCCATTGGTCTTGATGGACGAGTTTTGGACACTCCGGAGGTAGCTTATGCAAAGGCTCATCATTTGGCAGCTCATGCTTATGAATCTGCAAGAAATACTCTTGGATACCCTTATGCTTACCAGCCAATTTCCTACGCTGCAGCACCCTTCATCGCCTACCCTACATATTCCCTTGGAGCTCCACTTGGTCCAGATGGAAGGGTTATTGACACCCCCGAGGTAGCCCAAGCCAAAGCGGCTCATCTAATTGAACATGCCAAG GAAGCTGCTAAGACCTCTGGACGTCCTTATGGAGCCCTGGCCTTGAGCTACGCTTACGGATACCCATACACTGCGCCAATCGGACCCGATGGAAATGTAATAGACACTCCGGAAGTTGCCATCGCCAAAGCCGCTCACTTCGCTGCTCACGCACAAGAAGCCGCCAACAGCAAATGA
- the LOC117176995 gene encoding UPF0160 protein MYG1, mitochondrial isoform X2: MSSKIKIGTHSGVFHCDEVLACYMLKKLPQYKDASIVRSRDPEILKTCDVVVDVGGEYDPSKHRYDHHMREFKETASSVLNKPGYDWTIKLSSAGLIYCHFGQEIIKQVIPEVVDQAEIDAIFRKVYDTLIQEIDGIDNGVPMFEGEPRYRIHTNLSSRVRNLNPPWNKKDVDLEEQFRKAMILVGTEFEEFIHYFSQVWLPARNLVKNALLKRFEVDPSGEIVELEQPSTWTEHMFELEKELNVDPVIKYVIFKDDSYRIQAVPVQLGSFVCRMFLPEEWAGLRDEDLDKATGIKDCVFVHSVRFIGGNKTREGVLEMAQKALKIGKLSEK; this comes from the exons AtgtcttcaaaaatcaaaattggtaCTCACAGTGGCGTATTTCATTGCGATGAAGTTTTGGCCTGCTACATGCTGAAAAAGTTGCCGCAATATAAAGACGCTTCGATTGTAAG ATCACGAGATCccgaaattttgaaaacgtgtgATGTAGTAGTTGATGTAGGAGGCGAATATGATCCCTCTAAACATCGATATGATCATCACATGAG GGAGTTCAAGGAAACTGCAAGTTCAGTACTCAATAAGCCAGGCTACGATTGGACAATAAAATTAAGCAGCGCTGGTCTCATTTATTGTCATTTTGGCCAGGAAATAATTAAACAGGTCATTCCAGAAGTTGTCGATCAAGCAGAGATTGATGCAATTTTTAGAAAGGTCTATGATACTTTAATCCAAGAAATTGATGGTATTGATAATGGAGTTCCGATGTTTGAAGGCGAACCTCG ttaCCGAATTCACACGAACTTGAGCTCCAGAGTGAGAAATTTAAATCCCCCATGGAACAAGAAAGACGTTGATTTGGAAGAACAATTTCGCAAGGCTATGATTTTAGTTGGAACAGAGTTTGAGGAATTTATCCATTATTTTTCCCAAGTTTGGTTGCCAGCCAGAAATCTCGTTAAGAATGCTCTTCTAAAGCGATTCGAG gtcGATCCCAGTGGGGAGATTGTAGAATTGGAACAACCTTCTACTTGGACTGAACACATGtttgaattagaaaaagaattgaatgttgATCCAGTTATTAAATACGTGATTTTTAAAGATGACTCGTATAGGATACAGGCAGTTCCTGTTCAATTAGGCAGTTTTGTATGTAg GATGTTTTTACCAGAAGAATGGGCTGGATTACGAGATGAAGACCTGGATAAAGCCACTGGAATCAAAGATTGTGTTTTTGTACACTCGGTTCGTTTTATCGGTGGGAATAAAACCAGGGAAGGAGTCTTAGAAATGGCACAAAAAGCcctcaaaattggaaaattgtccGAGAAATGA
- the LOC117176995 gene encoding UPF0160 protein MYG1, mitochondrial isoform X1: protein MIVSKVSSIHIFKFVSAYSLRQQFFNGVGSRRSASIMSSKIKIGTHSGVFHCDEVLACYMLKKLPQYKDASIVRSRDPEILKTCDVVVDVGGEYDPSKHRYDHHMREFKETASSVLNKPGYDWTIKLSSAGLIYCHFGQEIIKQVIPEVVDQAEIDAIFRKVYDTLIQEIDGIDNGVPMFEGEPRYRIHTNLSSRVRNLNPPWNKKDVDLEEQFRKAMILVGTEFEEFIHYFSQVWLPARNLVKNALLKRFEVDPSGEIVELEQPSTWTEHMFELEKELNVDPVIKYVIFKDDSYRIQAVPVQLGSFVCRMFLPEEWAGLRDEDLDKATGIKDCVFVHSVRFIGGNKTREGVLEMAQKALKIGKLSEK from the exons ATGATTGTGTCAAAAGTGTCAAgtatacatattttcaaattcgtttcTGCGTATTCTCtcagacaacaattttttaacggcGTAGGTTCGAGAAGATCGGCTTCAATTAtgtcttcaaaaatcaaaattggtaCTCACAGTGGCGTATTTCATTGCGATGAAGTTTTGGCCTGCTACATGCTGAAAAAGTTGCCGCAATATAAAGACGCTTCGATTGTAAG ATCACGAGATCccgaaattttgaaaacgtgtgATGTAGTAGTTGATGTAGGAGGCGAATATGATCCCTCTAAACATCGATATGATCATCACATGAG GGAGTTCAAGGAAACTGCAAGTTCAGTACTCAATAAGCCAGGCTACGATTGGACAATAAAATTAAGCAGCGCTGGTCTCATTTATTGTCATTTTGGCCAGGAAATAATTAAACAGGTCATTCCAGAAGTTGTCGATCAAGCAGAGATTGATGCAATTTTTAGAAAGGTCTATGATACTTTAATCCAAGAAATTGATGGTATTGATAATGGAGTTCCGATGTTTGAAGGCGAACCTCG ttaCCGAATTCACACGAACTTGAGCTCCAGAGTGAGAAATTTAAATCCCCCATGGAACAAGAAAGACGTTGATTTGGAAGAACAATTTCGCAAGGCTATGATTTTAGTTGGAACAGAGTTTGAGGAATTTATCCATTATTTTTCCCAAGTTTGGTTGCCAGCCAGAAATCTCGTTAAGAATGCTCTTCTAAAGCGATTCGAG gtcGATCCCAGTGGGGAGATTGTAGAATTGGAACAACCTTCTACTTGGACTGAACACATGtttgaattagaaaaagaattgaatgttgATCCAGTTATTAAATACGTGATTTTTAAAGATGACTCGTATAGGATACAGGCAGTTCCTGTTCAATTAGGCAGTTTTGTATGTAg GATGTTTTTACCAGAAGAATGGGCTGGATTACGAGATGAAGACCTGGATAAAGCCACTGGAATCAAAGATTGTGTTTTTGTACACTCGGTTCGTTTTATCGGTGGGAATAAAACCAGGGAAGGAGTCTTAGAAATGGCACAAAAAGCcctcaaaattggaaaattgtccGAGAAATGA
- the LOC117176995 gene encoding UPF0160 protein MYG1, mitochondrial isoform X3 — protein sequence MIVSKVSSIHIFKFVSAYSLRQQFFNGVGSRRSASIMSSKIKIGTHSGVFHCDEVLACYMLKKLPQYKDASIVRSRDPEILKTCDVVVDVGGEYDPSKHRYDHHMREFKETASSVLNKPGYDWTIKLSSAGLIYCHFGQEIIKQVIPEVVDQAEIDAIFRKVYDTLIQEIDGIDNGVPMFEGEPRYRIHTNLSSRVRNLNPPWNKKDVDLEEQFRKAMILVGTEFEEFIHYFSQVWLPARNLVKNALLKRFEVDPSGEIVELEQPSTWTEHMFELEKELNVDPVIKYVIFKDDSYRIQAVPVQLGSFV from the exons ATGATTGTGTCAAAAGTGTCAAgtatacatattttcaaattcgtttcTGCGTATTCTCtcagacaacaattttttaacggcGTAGGTTCGAGAAGATCGGCTTCAATTAtgtcttcaaaaatcaaaattggtaCTCACAGTGGCGTATTTCATTGCGATGAAGTTTTGGCCTGCTACATGCTGAAAAAGTTGCCGCAATATAAAGACGCTTCGATTGTAAG ATCACGAGATCccgaaattttgaaaacgtgtgATGTAGTAGTTGATGTAGGAGGCGAATATGATCCCTCTAAACATCGATATGATCATCACATGAG GGAGTTCAAGGAAACTGCAAGTTCAGTACTCAATAAGCCAGGCTACGATTGGACAATAAAATTAAGCAGCGCTGGTCTCATTTATTGTCATTTTGGCCAGGAAATAATTAAACAGGTCATTCCAGAAGTTGTCGATCAAGCAGAGATTGATGCAATTTTTAGAAAGGTCTATGATACTTTAATCCAAGAAATTGATGGTATTGATAATGGAGTTCCGATGTTTGAAGGCGAACCTCG ttaCCGAATTCACACGAACTTGAGCTCCAGAGTGAGAAATTTAAATCCCCCATGGAACAAGAAAGACGTTGATTTGGAAGAACAATTTCGCAAGGCTATGATTTTAGTTGGAACAGAGTTTGAGGAATTTATCCATTATTTTTCCCAAGTTTGGTTGCCAGCCAGAAATCTCGTTAAGAATGCTCTTCTAAAGCGATTCGAG gtcGATCCCAGTGGGGAGATTGTAGAATTGGAACAACCTTCTACTTGGACTGAACACATGtttgaattagaaaaagaattgaatgttgATCCAGTTATTAAATACGTGATTTTTAAAGATGACTCGTATAGGATACAGGCAGTTCCTGTTCAATTAGGCAGTTTTGTAT GA